The Verrucomicrobium spinosum DSM 4136 = JCM 18804 genome includes a region encoding these proteins:
- a CDS encoding putative sensor domain DACNV-containing protein — protein sequence MTGTTPELTLKDTLNVIHSRVQHLAGCPLPHEIEKICQILYAASLLKEEGRAVRARVILAPPDSFNPTNGPPNASHAIRFAVPHKLTPNEIKRLSPAASFFHSVVAVWPDESRDRSLSIWGVINTGPRWMNLVAGGRKSAGNDISNPVIHVRDPGWLLFYDGYELMAEWRGTEFHGPRLDVFQSRLLNDRFRELRRKLVAELSDDCLPCSLHLEAYAELSHLISLQFVKRIINLVRTSGHGGSVVVLPEGAEGEDAAARWIDCKYSAETDDAGLRFRHLLQSFIRRVGELSPSGATVEQAWDIFCTSRDPELDQLEESFFELARFFSDLMQVDGALVLDQRLCLLGFGGEIRVDRTVLQVGHAQDLDGTVTVPWNVQADGTRHRSVYRLCSVEPEVIGFVISQDSQVRMIANVDDRVLFWTHSVG from the coding sequence ATGACCGGCACCACCCCTGAACTCACCCTGAAGGACACGCTGAATGTGATCCACTCCCGTGTGCAGCACCTGGCCGGATGCCCGTTGCCGCACGAGATCGAGAAAATTTGTCAGATCCTCTACGCAGCGAGCCTGCTGAAGGAGGAGGGTCGGGCAGTCCGGGCCCGCGTGATTCTCGCCCCCCCAGACAGCTTCAATCCCACGAACGGTCCACCCAATGCCAGCCACGCGATCCGCTTCGCCGTGCCGCACAAGCTGACGCCAAATGAGATCAAACGTCTCAGCCCGGCCGCCAGCTTCTTCCACTCCGTGGTGGCAGTGTGGCCGGATGAATCCCGGGACCGCAGTCTCTCCATCTGGGGTGTGATCAATACCGGACCCCGCTGGATGAACCTGGTGGCGGGGGGGCGCAAATCTGCCGGGAATGACATCTCGAACCCCGTCATCCATGTGCGCGATCCGGGATGGCTTCTCTTTTACGACGGGTACGAACTGATGGCCGAGTGGCGCGGCACGGAGTTCCATGGCCCCCGGCTGGATGTATTCCAGTCCCGTCTCCTCAATGATCGATTCCGCGAGCTGCGCCGCAAGCTCGTGGCGGAGTTGTCCGATGACTGTCTCCCCTGCTCCTTGCATCTGGAAGCGTATGCAGAGCTCAGCCATCTCATCTCCCTCCAGTTTGTAAAACGGATCATCAACCTCGTCCGAACCAGCGGCCACGGCGGCAGCGTGGTGGTGCTCCCTGAAGGAGCAGAGGGTGAAGACGCCGCTGCCCGCTGGATCGATTGCAAATACTCTGCTGAAACAGACGACGCCGGACTTCGCTTCCGCCACCTGCTGCAGTCCTTCATCCGCCGCGTGGGTGAACTGTCTCCGTCCGGTGCCACCGTGGAACAGGCCTGGGATATCTTCTGCACCAGCCGTGATCCGGAGCTGGACCAGTTGGAAGAATCCTTCTTCGAACTGGCTCGTTTCTTCTCCGACCTCATGCAAGTGGACGGCGCGCTGGTCCTTGATCAGCGTCTTTGCCTGCTGGGCTTTGGTGGGGAGATCCGCGTGGACCGCACCGTCCTGCAAGTAGGTCATGCCCAGGATCTGGACGGCACCGTCACCGTGCCCTGGAATGTCCAGGCGGACGGCACCCGTCATAGGTCCGTGTACCGGCTTTGCTCCGTGGAGCCCGAGGTCATCGGCTTTGTGATCTCTCAGGACAGCCAGGTACGCATGATCGCCAACGTGGATGACCGCGTACTTTTTTGGACGCACAGTGTGGGCTAG
- a CDS encoding class I SAM-dependent methyltransferase, with the protein MTLSFADPPDSSSAGWDAGFLHSIEDDSFDSLYPREVREISPWHWTPAEVARKAAALLVNKPGTRVLDVGCGPGKFCVIGAATTKGVFTGIEQRGELVGIARNLIDRSGIPRVQIVHGNITTVDFTDYDAFYIFNPFEENVRQAYQIDATVELKAQLYDIYTRYVSAQLSGLPVGARVVTYAGQCDEIPEGYECQRTAFGGQLKLWVHTKRHLGS; encoded by the coding sequence ATGACACTTTCGTTCGCAGACCCGCCGGATTCATCCTCCGCTGGGTGGGATGCGGGTTTTCTTCACTCCATTGAGGACGACTCATTTGACAGCCTTTACCCCAGAGAGGTGCGGGAGATCTCCCCATGGCACTGGACCCCTGCCGAGGTCGCCAGAAAGGCAGCTGCCCTGCTTGTGAACAAACCAGGCACCCGGGTGCTCGATGTGGGTTGCGGGCCTGGCAAGTTTTGCGTGATCGGGGCAGCCACTACAAAAGGCGTCTTCACCGGGATTGAGCAACGAGGTGAGCTGGTAGGCATCGCCCGCAATCTCATCGACCGGTCGGGCATTCCCCGCGTGCAGATTGTGCATGGGAACATCACCACAGTGGACTTCACCGACTATGACGCCTTTTACATTTTCAATCCCTTCGAGGAAAATGTCCGTCAGGCGTACCAGATCGACGCCACGGTCGAGCTTAAAGCCCAGTTGTATGACATCTACACCCGCTATGTGTCGGCCCAGCTTTCGGGCCTCCCGGTGGGCGCACGCGTGGTGACGTATGCCGGGCAGTGCGATGAGATTCCCGAGGGCTACGAATGCCAACGCACCGCCTTTGGTGGCCAACTGAAGCTATGGGTGCACACCAAGCGCCACCTCGGGAGTTGA
- a CDS encoding response regulator: MAEIRSRFVRVLIVDDSPTDRVIFRRHLTRGAHREYHVNEAGTAAEATALLANELPDCVLVDFHLPEMDGLQFVRQIVRDHGNHTFGIVMLTSAAEISVAVKALQNGAHDYLEKNGADGFALRRAVENAMEKAAIQRQLETQRRALADKNAQLEEHVTKLEQEAAERQRVEDALRSSETQLRLVTDHASVLLAQVDREHRYKFVNGAYAERYGREVKDIVGLHVSEIVGEKAYLAALPELTAAFLGQRVEFEKELPYEELGPRWIHVVYKAEHDLTGQVVSVVAVLTDLTERKRAEQELKEARDQALAASGAKDEFLARLSHELRTPLNPVLLLASEAADNPHLPDEVRADFHTIRKNVDLEARLIDDLLDVTRISRGKLSLELRRVDLHDVVRDAFTSVKGEADKKRLRLQLSLDGESPYVLGDAVRLQQIFWNLLNNAVKFTPDGGRIVVATQIKEAWVTVEVQDDGIGLSKEELTSVFDAFAQGEHSWPNGSHQFGGLGLGLAISRMLVEMHSGEISASSPGRDAGAIFRVRIPLQSENNISTTAAPSSRPAVSTDSICPPLHILIVEDHEPTRSALTALMKRRGHRIISVSSVEEARQAAARHSFDLMISDIGLPDGSGYDLMEELHARYGIRAIALTGYGMEQDISRSTSVGFLAHLTKPVRIQELEAAISRYAIPPPK, from the coding sequence ATGGCAGAAATCAGAAGTCGCTTTGTGCGCGTGCTCATCGTGGATGACTCCCCCACGGATCGCGTCATATTCCGGCGTCACCTCACCCGTGGAGCTCACCGGGAGTATCATGTGAACGAAGCCGGAACGGCGGCCGAAGCCACAGCTTTGCTCGCAAATGAGCTGCCCGACTGTGTGCTTGTGGACTTTCACCTGCCAGAAATGGACGGCCTGCAATTTGTGCGGCAGATCGTGAGAGATCATGGAAACCACACCTTCGGCATCGTCATGCTCACCTCGGCGGCGGAAATCTCCGTCGCAGTGAAGGCCCTTCAAAACGGGGCCCATGACTACCTTGAGAAGAACGGGGCTGACGGCTTTGCCCTGCGCCGGGCGGTGGAAAACGCCATGGAGAAGGCAGCCATCCAGCGTCAACTGGAGACCCAGCGGCGTGCGCTGGCCGACAAGAATGCCCAGCTTGAAGAGCACGTGACCAAGCTTGAACAGGAAGCTGCCGAGCGCCAGCGTGTGGAGGATGCCCTCCGCTCCAGCGAAACCCAGCTCCGCCTGGTGACGGACCATGCCTCCGTCCTGCTGGCGCAGGTGGACCGCGAGCACCGCTACAAGTTTGTCAATGGTGCCTACGCAGAGCGCTATGGTCGTGAGGTGAAAGACATCGTTGGCCTGCATGTCTCGGAGATTGTCGGTGAAAAGGCCTACCTCGCCGCCCTCCCGGAATTGACGGCCGCCTTTCTGGGGCAGCGGGTGGAGTTTGAGAAAGAACTGCCATATGAAGAGTTGGGTCCACGCTGGATTCATGTTGTTTACAAAGCGGAGCACGATCTCACGGGCCAGGTGGTAAGTGTCGTTGCCGTTCTGACCGATCTGACCGAGCGCAAACGAGCAGAGCAGGAACTCAAGGAGGCAAGGGATCAGGCCCTCGCCGCCTCCGGTGCCAAAGATGAATTCCTGGCCCGCCTCTCTCACGAGCTGCGCACTCCGCTCAATCCCGTGCTTCTGCTTGCCAGTGAAGCCGCGGACAATCCTCATCTGCCCGACGAAGTCCGGGCAGATTTCCACACTATCCGTAAGAACGTGGATCTTGAGGCCCGCCTCATCGATGACCTGCTCGACGTCACCCGTATCAGCCGGGGCAAGCTCTCTCTGGAACTGCGGCGGGTGGACTTGCACGATGTCGTGCGCGATGCCTTTACCAGCGTGAAGGGGGAGGCGGACAAGAAGCGTTTGCGCCTGCAATTATCCCTTGATGGCGAGTCCCCCTACGTGCTGGGAGATGCGGTACGCCTGCAACAGATCTTCTGGAATCTGCTCAACAATGCAGTGAAGTTCACCCCTGATGGGGGCAGGATCGTGGTTGCCACTCAGATCAAGGAAGCCTGGGTCACGGTCGAGGTGCAAGATGACGGCATCGGTCTTTCTAAAGAGGAGCTGACCAGCGTGTTCGATGCCTTCGCACAGGGCGAACACTCCTGGCCAAATGGATCGCATCAATTCGGCGGCCTCGGCTTGGGTTTGGCCATCTCCCGGATGCTGGTGGAAATGCACTCCGGGGAGATAAGTGCCTCCAGTCCCGGCCGCGATGCAGGAGCGATTTTCCGCGTACGTATCCCTCTGCAATCGGAGAATAACATCAGCACAACAGCGGCTCCCTCCAGTCGTCCAGCAGTTTCGACAGACAGCATCTGCCCACCGCTGCACATCTTGATCGTCGAGGATCATGAACCAACGCGCTCCGCCCTGACGGCACTGATGAAGCGGAGAGGACACCGCATCATCAGCGTTTCCTCAGTCGAAGAAGCCCGCCAGGCGGCCGCACGCCATTCTTTCGACCTGATGATCTCAGACATCGGTCTGCCGGACGGTAGCGGCTATGATCTGATGGAGGAGCTTCATGCCCGATACGGCATCAGGGCCATCGCCTTGACTGGCTATGGCATGGAACAGGATATTTCCCGCAGCACCTCAGTGGGATTTTTAGCCCACTTGACCAAACCGGTACGTATTCAGGAGCTGGAGGCAGCGATCTCAAGGTACGCGATACCTCCTCCCAAATAA
- a CDS encoding response regulator yields the protein MPRSSPQPSFLVVEDSDEDFMALERILRRANAPARLQRCTSAEQVLTLMRAPLIPDRTPPELPSLIVLDLNLPGLNGRTVLTAVREHPRFRTVPVVIFSTSSNPQDIAWCYENGANSYHVKEMDYSAFKRGVEMLVAYWLEAVRLPPASGSLPATPSGS from the coding sequence ATGCCCCGTAGTTCCCCCCAACCCTCGTTTCTAGTCGTAGAAGACAGTGACGAAGACTTCATGGCTCTGGAGCGGATCTTGCGCCGGGCCAACGCCCCCGCCCGTCTCCAGCGCTGCACCTCTGCAGAGCAGGTCCTCACGCTGATGCGGGCTCCTCTGATCCCCGACCGAACCCCGCCGGAACTCCCTTCCCTCATCGTACTGGATCTGAACCTCCCCGGCCTCAATGGCCGCACAGTGCTCACGGCCGTACGCGAGCATCCCCGGTTCAGGACGGTGCCGGTGGTGATCTTCTCCACGTCGAGCAACCCACAGGACATTGCTTGGTGTTATGAGAACGGTGCCAATTCGTATCACGTAAAGGAAATGGATTATTCCGCGTTCAAGCGAGGGGTGGAAATGCTTGTCGCCTACTGGCTGGAGGCTGTCCGGCTGCCTCCCGCGTCCGGCAGCTTGCCTGCCACGCCCTCCGGATCTTGA